The Gemmatimonas phototrophica region GGGCAATAGCCTGGCCAACCAGCACGTCACCCGGGTAATGCACCCCGAGCATCACGCGCGAAAAACCGACCAGCAGCGCGAGAATGAGCAGCGGTACGGCAAGGGCCGGAAAGGCGGCGGCAAAGCCGACCGCGACGGCCATGGCGGCACAGGCATGACCGCTGGGAAACGAGAACCGATCAGGGACATCCACGAGTGACGCCACCGACCCATGCAACCGTGGGCGCGGACGTCCAACCGTGCGTTTGATGCACTGGACGGCCAGGTGCGACCATCCCAGCAGGAGCAGGGTGCGCCAGCAGACTTGCCACATGACCATCGGATGGATGAGGGCCAGCAGCGTCAGTCCAATGCTGGCGACGGCGCCCCCCAAATGGGTGATGGCCGACCAGAAATGGCGTTGCAGGGCGGCACACGATGGCGTAAGCGCCAGTCGGGCGAAGACGGCACGATCCCGTGCGTCGAGTCGCTGAATCCATGGGGTCATGGCCTAACATGATGAGATCGTTCGGCGACGATCTCATGGGCATCGTGCAACGCACGAGTAACGCCCCGGCCCCGGAATGATCACGAAGCCGGGGCGTTTGGTGTGCCCGGAAGGTCGATGGCGCGCGTTACGTCAGCAGCTGACGCACCGGTGGTTGTTTTTCGCGCCCATCCCTTCGAGCAGCTTGATGGTGTCGAGGTAGGGGGAGGTGCGCTGAATGGGGCCGTTGGCCATGTCCACCGTGGTCTGGCCCGTGCGGGCCACGAGCGTGGGAGTGGCGCCCTTGGACACGAGGTACTTGATCATCTCGTTGTCACCGCGCGCGGCGGCATGATGCAACGGCGTGTAGCCGGCAAAGTCACGAGCATTCACATCGGCGCCCAGCTCTTCCACCAGCATCTTTACCGTGGGGAGCCAGCCGTCGTTCACGTGACGGTGATCGTTGCCCGCGAACCCGGTGCCGTAGCCCACCCCGGCCGCCGCGTGAATGGCCAGGATACCAAGCCCCCCTGGTGGCACAGGCGGCAGGCCGGAGGGATCAGCCGCAGGGGCTGCCGCACCCGGACGCCGCGCCCGTGGCGCCGGCTTGATGGTGCCAATGGCGGGGTCGGCGCCGGCCTTGAGCAGAAGGCGCATGGCGGTGGTGTCCGTGGCGTACGCCGCGCGCAGGAAGGGCGTGGCGCCGTTGAAGTCCACCCCGAGATTGTCGCGGTTGTACGTGGTATACCAGAGGGAGCGTGAGAGGCGCGCGTTGGGGTTGGCCTTGGCCGTCAGCAGCGCCTGCATGACCTCGATGTACGTGGCCTGCTGCTGCAGCTGAAACGCTGGCTGCGGGGTGCGGGTACTGGGGGCCCATTCCTTGTTCAGCACGGCAAAGAGGGGCGCCGCACCGGCATCACTGGCCAGGTTCGGATTCGCTCCGCGCGCAATGAGTACCATGGCCAGATCGTAGTGGCCATTGATGGTGGCCATGAGCAAGGGGCTGGTATGGTCGCCGGCGCTCACCTGATTGATGTCCGCCCCGCCGTCGAGCAGCGCGACGGTGGTTTCCACTTCCCCTTCGCGTACGGCCAGCAACAGGGCCGTGAGGCCGCCCTGGACGCCCAGCAGCTCGTTGTAGGCCGGATTGTCGTCGTCCAGCCCCCGACCGCCCTGCGCGGCCAATCGGGCCTCCTCGGCGGCGGTGGCCGCCCGCACGCCGGCAATCGCCTGCGCCGACGCAGCAGCCTGCTCCACTTCACGCGATGCCTTTACGGCGGCCTGCACCTGCGCGGGGCTGGGCATCCAGTTGGGATTGTTGGCCTGCCCCTGCTGTTCGCGCAGCTGTTGCAAGAGCGCGTCGCGACGGTTCTTGGCCTGCCGGTCCTGCGCGGCGCTGGCCATGATGTCCATGGTGCGCGCCGCCAGGGTGTGATTGGCTCCCGCCTTCAACAGCAGTTGTACGGCCGCGGTGCGCCCTTTGCCGGCCGCGATCATGAGCGGGGACTGGTTCCAACCCGGCTCAATGGCATTCACATCGGCGCCAGCCTTGAGCAGGGCAACAATGGCCTCGGGCACGCCGGATAACGCGGCCAGATGGAGTGGGGTCACCCCTTCGGCGGTGGTGGCACGGGCATTGGCGCGCGCCGAGAGCAGCTGGCGTACCACGGCGGCGCTTCCCGCCTCGCTGGCCACGTGGAGCGGCTGGTATGCCCCCACGCGCGTCGTCGTTGACAGGCTGGCCTTGGACCGCAGCAGGAGCGCCGTCATGGCGGAGTCCCCGCGCTGGGCTGCCCAGTGCAAGGCCGTCATGCCATCGCCTTGGGCGACATTCACGTCCGCCCCCTTGGCCACCAGCGTACGCAGCGTGGCCAGATCGCCCTGCATGGCCGCGTCTGCAACTGGTGCAGTGCCGGGCCCAATGGGGAGCCGTGGCACCCACCCTGGCAGCAGCGCCATGGGGAACACCATGGCGGCGCCCCCAACCAGCTGGCGCGCCATGCGCGGCAGCACGCGCGAAACTCGAGTCAGCATGTGTGGATCTCCAAGGTCAGCACGCGTTCAGAAGGTGAACTCGCCATTGCTGTCACCAAAGGTGTTCAGGTCGTCCATGCCGATCTTGTGCAACAGGCTGAGCATCGCGTTGGCCATGGGGGTCCCGTCGGGGGCGCGCAGATGCTGATTGCCGGCGTCCTTGCCATGGCCACCGCCCAGCACGATGAGCGGACAGCGCCGGTGATTGTGCGTGTTGCTGTCCGACATGGGCGACCCGTAGATGATGGTCGTCCTGTCGAGCAGCGGCGTATCCCCGTCCATCGTGGTCTTGAGCTTGTCCAGCAGATACGGCAGCAGGCTCACGTGATACTTGTTGATTTCGGCGAACTCCTTCACCCGTGCCGGATTGTTGCCGTGGTGCGAGGCGGGGTGGAAGCCGGTCATGACCCCGCTGTCCGGGTAGACGCGTGCCGAGGCGTCGCGCCCCATCTTGAACGAGAACACGCGCGTCATGTCACTCTGCAGGGCGAGCACCTGCAGGTCGAACATGATCTTCACGTGGTCGCCGAAGTTGTCGGGCACGCCGGCCGGCGCGCCGGCCAGTTCGCGCTCTTCCCCTGACGTGTTGCGCGCCTCCACCTGCTGAATGCGCCGCTCGATTTCACGGATGTGATCGAGATACTGCTCCATGCGACGCCGGTCGCCGGCGCCCAATTCGCGGTTGAGCTGCGCTACACGACCCGTGATCCAGTCGAGAATGCTGCCGGTGCTCTTGTTGCGCGCGGCGCGTTCCTCCGGGGTGCCGCCGGCCCCGAACAGCTGCTCAAACGCCACCCGCGGGTCGCGAATCATGGGCAGTGGATCGGTGGGCGAGCTCCAGCTGATCGAGTCGGTGTACATGCACGAATAGCCGTACGCGCACCCACCCGCGCGGTCCAGCGGTTCAATGCACAGCTGCATGCTGGGAATGGGCGTGGCCTGTCCGAAGCGCTTGGCGTACAGCTGGTCCAACGACGTGCCGGCGAAGATGTCGGAGCCTTCCGTCTGTGTCGGATGCGATTGCGTCAGAAACACCGCGCTCGAGCGGAAATGGTCGCCGCCGATTTCTTCCGGCTTGTACGCCTCCGCCATTCGCACGTCGGTGTTGCTGATGATCGTGAGATACTGCCGCCACGACTCCAAGGGCGACAGCGACGTTTTGGAGAGATCGAAGGCGCGTCCGGTCGTGGGCGGCGCCCAGAGGTTCTCGGTCAGTCCGAACGGTGCACAGCCGGCGGCGCCGTGCACCATTTCGAGCGCGAGCAACCGGGTGGGATTGGCCGCGTGCCCGAGGCGACCCAGCACGTTGGCGGGTGTCATGGCGTCGAGGTACGGCAGCGCCACCATGGTGCCCATCCCCTTGAGAAACGTGCGGCGCGGCATGGGCTGCCGGATGATATTGGCCATGACTGTGCTCAGTGAAAACGCGAGGACGCGCCCGACGGGCCGCTCTCGACAGTGGTGGACGATTCGAGCTTCTGCATACGGAACGCGGGGCTGCGGACCACCCCCATGATGTACGCTGACATCCGGTGCTGCTGGCCACCGGCGTCGCGGACAATGCGGCGCACGCTGGGCATATCGTGGGCTTCGATGCGACGGCCCACGGCATAAGCCATCAGATTGCGCGTGAACGTGCGCAACAGCGCATCCTGGCGGCGCAGCAATGCCGCTTGCAGTTCGCCGGCGTTGTTGGCGGTCGTGCCATCCCACAGGTCGCCGCGCGAGTCGATGGGCATGCCGTTGTCGCGCCGCCGCAGTTTCCCCGTGACATCGTACTGTTCGAGCGCGAGGCCAATGGGGTCCATCATCTTGTGGCAGCTGCTACACGCGGGATTCTTGCGGTGCTGCTCCATGCGCTCCCGCACCGTCAGCGGACGCGCCCCATCGCTGCCCGGAGTGGCTTCCAGATCGGGCACGCCGGGCGGCGGCGGTGGCGGCGGGCTGTTGAGCAGCACTTCCATGACCCACTTGCCGCGCTCCACCGCCGAGGTGCGTGTGGCATGCGACGTGAGCGTGAGGACACTCGCGTGCGACAGCAAGCCACGTCGCGTGGCGTCGGGATACTTCACCCGGCGGAACGCCGGCCCCACCACGTTCTTCATCCCGTAGTGTCGCGCCAGCTGTTCATTCACGAAGGTGTAATCGGCCCGGTACAGATCGAGCACCGGGCGGTCGCGCTTCACCAGATCGTCAAAGAACATCTCGGTTTCGCGACGCATGCCGTTCTTGAGCTGCTCATCGAAATCGGGATACTGGCGGATATCCGGGGTCACCACATCGAGATCCGGCAGGCGCAGCCACTGCGCGGCAAAGCGCGTGGACAATGCCTGCGCGCGCGGATCGGCGAGCATGCGTTTCACTTCGCGCTCAAGGCCACCGGGCTGCGACAGTGTGCCGCGCGACGCGGCCGAAATGAGCGCGGGGTCGGGCGGCGCCGACCAGAGGAAGAAGCTCAGTCGTGAGGCCAGATCGATGTCACGCAGCGCGTACGGCGTGTTGAGTGTGGCCGAGCTGGGCGCCCGCTCAAAGCGGAACACGAAATCAGGGCTGGCCAGCATCCCCTCGAGCGCGAGGCGAACGCCCTGCTCGAAGCTGCCACCGGTGGTGCGCCCCGCGTCGTACAGCGACATGAGCCCCTGCCGATCATCGTCCGTAAGCGGACGACGGTAGGCCTGGGTCCCCAGCCGGTTCACAATGGACAGCGCACAGGGGCGTTCGCTGGCCGCTGACGTTGGGCGGCAGGAAAAGAGCTGGCGCCGCACCGGCGAGTCGCTCACGCCCGTGGGTGCATAGGGACCGGTCACCGTGAGTTCCCGCAAGTGCGGCAACAGCGTGAAGCCGTAGGCTACCGCGTTCGACGTGCTGTTCAGCGAATACTTGAGCGGCGAAATGAGATCCTGCACCACGCCCTGGAAACGCGGCGGAATGAACGCCGCGGAAATCTTGTGCGGTCCGGCCGTGACTTTGACCGGCAGCGCACCCTGCGCCACGCCGTTGGGGTCGGACGCGTGCATGAAGCGGTCCACTTCAATCAGCGCAACGCGTTCGCCATCCACGGCGATCTCCAGCGCTTCTCCACGGGCCAGTCCACCGGCAAACGCGCCGGTCGTTTCGTGGAAGAAGTTCACCCCGAACCGGTATTCCCCGTCGGCGGGGAACGTATGCGTCACCACCATACCACCGCGCGTGCCGTAGGGCGCGCCCTCCACGTGCGTCGTCTGCGACGCCATCTTGGGCATCGTGTACGTGGTGGCGCCGGCGCTGGCTTTGGCGTTCCCAACGGCGAGCCAGCTGATGTCACCCGCAGCACGCAGGTACGCGCCCAGCAACGTCGGGGAGAGCGCCTGCACGTCCGCAATGTTGTCGAAGTTGTCGCTCTTGGTATCGGGCGGCAGATAATTGGCCGCGTCAACCTCGAGCCCGAGCAGCTGCTTGACCGCGGCCTGATATTCGGCGCGATTCAGTCGCTGAAAGGTACGGCGCCCCGGATCCGGGTTGAGGACGGCCATCGAATCCAGGCGCGTCTCCAGTTCCAGGACGAGTGCGTCGAGCGTGTCCCCCTTGGGGCGCGCCGAACCCACTGGCGGCATCATCCCCGCGCGCAACTTGGCAACCATGCCTTCGGCCACGTCCATCTGACCAAAGGGGGTGGCGACATCAAAGCGCGACAAGGTGAGGTTGCCACGCTTCATGGTGTCGTTGTGGCACTTGCCACAGTACTGCTTGACCACCCCGTTCAGCGCGGCGGGTGCCATGCGGGCCGGGACGGCGGCGCGCCGCGGCAACACGGGATGCGACACGGCAGGGAAGGGGCGGGATACAACGGC contains the following coding sequences:
- a CDS encoding DUF1552 domain-containing protein: MANIIRQPMPRRTFLKGMGTMVALPYLDAMTPANVLGRLGHAANPTRLLALEMVHGAAGCAPFGLTENLWAPPTTGRAFDLSKTSLSPLESWRQYLTIISNTDVRMAEAYKPEEIGGDHFRSSAVFLTQSHPTQTEGSDIFAGTSLDQLYAKRFGQATPIPSMQLCIEPLDRAGGCAYGYSCMYTDSISWSSPTDPLPMIRDPRVAFEQLFGAGGTPEERAARNKSTGSILDWITGRVAQLNRELGAGDRRRMEQYLDHIREIERRIQQVEARNTSGEERELAGAPAGVPDNFGDHVKIMFDLQVLALQSDMTRVFSFKMGRDASARVYPDSGVMTGFHPASHHGNNPARVKEFAEINKYHVSLLPYLLDKLKTTMDGDTPLLDRTTIIYGSPMSDSNTHNHRRCPLIVLGGGHGKDAGNQHLRAPDGTPMANAMLSLLHKIGMDDLNTFGDSNGEFTF
- a CDS encoding ankyrin repeat domain-containing protein — encoded protein: MLTRVSRVLPRMARQLVGGAAMVFPMALLPGWVPRLPIGPGTAPVADAAMQGDLATLRTLVAKGADVNVAQGDGMTALHWAAQRGDSAMTALLLRSKASLSTTTRVGAYQPLHVASEAGSAAVVRQLLSARANARATTAEGVTPLHLAALSGVPEAIVALLKAGADVNAIEPGWNQSPLMIAAGKGRTAAVQLLLKAGANHTLAARTMDIMASAAQDRQAKNRRDALLQQLREQQGQANNPNWMPSPAQVQAAVKASREVEQAAASAQAIAGVRAATAAEEARLAAQGGRGLDDDNPAYNELLGVQGGLTALLLAVREGEVETTVALLDGGADINQVSAGDHTSPLLMATINGHYDLAMVLIARGANPNLASDAGAAPLFAVLNKEWAPSTRTPQPAFQLQQQATYIEVMQALLTAKANPNARLSRSLWYTTYNRDNLGVDFNGATPFLRAAYATDTTAMRLLLKAGADPAIGTIKPAPRARRPGAAAPAADPSGLPPVPPGGLGILAIHAAAGVGYGTGFAGNDHRHVNDGWLPTVKMLVEELGADVNARDFAGYTPLHHAAARGDNEMIKYLVSKGATPTLVARTGQTTVDMANGPIQRTSPYLDTIKLLEGMGAKNNHRCVSC
- a CDS encoding phosphatase PAP2 family protein, whose protein sequence is MTPWIQRLDARDRAVFARLALTPSCAALQRHFWSAITHLGGAVASIGLTLLALIHPMVMWQVCWRTLLLLGWSHLAVQCIKRTVGRPRPRLHGSVASLVDVPDRFSFPSGHACAAMAVAVGFAAAFPALAVPLLILALLVGFSRVMLGVHYPGDVLVGQAIALLTAYPLLR
- a CDS encoding DUF1592 domain-containing protein; this encodes MSHPVLPRRAAVPARMAPAALNGVVKQYCGKCHNDTMKRGNLTLSRFDVATPFGQMDVAEGMVAKLRAGMMPPVGSARPKGDTLDALVLELETRLDSMAVLNPDPGRRTFQRLNRAEYQAAVKQLLGLEVDAANYLPPDTKSDNFDNIADVQALSPTLLGAYLRAAGDISWLAVGNAKASAGATTYTMPKMASQTTHVEGAPYGTRGGMVVTHTFPADGEYRFGVNFFHETTGAFAGGLARGEALEIAVDGERVALIEVDRFMHASDPNGVAQGALPVKVTAGPHKISAAFIPPRFQGVVQDLISPLKYSLNSTSNAVAYGFTLLPHLRELTVTGPYAPTGVSDSPVRRQLFSCRPTSAASERPCALSIVNRLGTQAYRRPLTDDDRQGLMSLYDAGRTTGGSFEQGVRLALEGMLASPDFVFRFERAPSSATLNTPYALRDIDLASRLSFFLWSAPPDPALISAASRGTLSQPGGLEREVKRMLADPRAQALSTRFAAQWLRLPDLDVVTPDIRQYPDFDEQLKNGMRRETEMFFDDLVKRDRPVLDLYRADYTFVNEQLARHYGMKNVVGPAFRRVKYPDATRRGLLSHASVLTLTSHATRTSAVERGKWVMEVLLNSPPPPPPPGVPDLEATPGSDGARPLTVRERMEQHRKNPACSSCHKMMDPIGLALEQYDVTGKLRRRDNGMPIDSRGDLWDGTTANNAGELQAALLRRQDALLRTFTRNLMAYAVGRRIEAHDMPSVRRIVRDAGGQQHRMSAYIMGVVRSPAFRMQKLESSTTVESGPSGASSRFH